Proteins from a single region of Rhizobium leguminosarum bv. trifolii WSM1325:
- a CDS encoding FAD dependent oxidoreductase (PFAM: FAD dependent oxidoreductase~KEGG: ret:RHE_PF00361 deaminase protein) translates to MPAPLNRVDTTPELPSTADVVVIGGGIVGVFTAYYLARRGLKVALVEKGLIGAEQSSRNWGWCRQQNRDARELPMSTKSLDLWERFAIETGEDTGFHRCGLFYLSNSDEELSGWARWRDFARSVGVTTHMLNSAEATERGHATGTSWKGGVFSPTDGTADPASAAPAVARAILKLGGTVHQSCAARGLDVEGGRLSGVVTEHGTIRTKIAVLAGGAWASSFCRQLGIRFPQASIRSSILAVSPGASGLPDALHTSAVSVTRRRDGGHTLAISGRARVDPTPQQFRFARQFLPMFARRWRSLAPGGLEGFRSGHESLARWRLDRPTPMERMRILDPTVDEATIALTRARALELLPALKKTAISATWAGYVDSTPDGVPGIGEIATLPGFILAAGFSGHGFGIGPGAGHLIADIVTGDEPIVDPRPYHPDRFGGSAWGKVADF, encoded by the coding sequence CTCAATCGCGTCGACACCACGCCGGAACTGCCTTCCACCGCTGATGTCGTGGTCATCGGCGGCGGCATCGTCGGCGTTTTCACGGCCTATTATCTCGCCCGGCGCGGATTGAAGGTGGCCCTCGTCGAGAAGGGTCTGATCGGCGCCGAACAATCGAGCCGCAACTGGGGCTGGTGCCGCCAGCAGAACCGCGACGCCCGCGAACTGCCGATGTCGACGAAGAGCCTCGACCTGTGGGAGCGCTTCGCCATTGAGACCGGGGAGGACACCGGCTTCCATCGTTGCGGCCTCTTCTATCTCAGCAATAGCGACGAGGAACTGTCCGGTTGGGCCCGCTGGCGCGATTTCGCCCGCTCGGTCGGCGTCACGACGCATATGCTGAACAGCGCCGAGGCAACCGAACGCGGGCATGCCACCGGCACTTCATGGAAAGGCGGGGTGTTTTCGCCGACCGACGGCACCGCCGATCCGGCGAGCGCTGCACCGGCCGTCGCGCGTGCGATCCTGAAACTCGGCGGCACGGTGCATCAGTCCTGCGCGGCCAGAGGCCTCGACGTCGAAGGCGGCCGGCTCTCGGGCGTCGTCACCGAGCATGGCACGATCCGGACAAAGATCGCCGTCCTCGCCGGTGGTGCCTGGGCCTCCTCCTTCTGTCGTCAGCTCGGCATTCGATTTCCGCAAGCCTCGATACGCTCCTCGATCCTCGCCGTATCTCCAGGCGCGAGCGGCCTGCCGGATGCGCTGCATACATCAGCCGTTTCGGTAACGCGGCGCCGCGATGGTGGTCACACGCTCGCGATCAGCGGCCGCGCCCGTGTCGATCCGACGCCACAGCAGTTCCGCTTCGCGCGGCAATTCCTGCCGATGTTCGCCCGGCGCTGGCGCAGTCTCGCACCAGGCGGGCTGGAGGGCTTTCGCTCCGGCCACGAATCTCTGGCCCGCTGGCGGCTCGACAGACCGACGCCAATGGAGCGCATGCGAATCCTCGACCCGACGGTCGACGAGGCCACCATCGCGCTTACGCGTGCGCGGGCGCTCGAGCTTCTCCCTGCCTTGAAGAAAACCGCCATCAGCGCGACTTGGGCCGGCTATGTCGACAGCACGCCCGACGGCGTACCAGGGATCGGCGAGATCGCCACCTTGCCCGGTTTCATCCTCGCTGCCGGCTTCAGCGGCCACGGCTTCGGCATCGGGCCTGGCGCCGGTCATCTGATTGCCGATATCGTCACCGGCGATGAGCCGATCGTTGATCCGAGACCCTACCACCCCGACCGCTTCGGTGGATCCGCCTGGGGCAAAGTGGCCGATTTTTAG